One region of Mangifera indica cultivar Alphonso chromosome 3, CATAS_Mindica_2.1, whole genome shotgun sequence genomic DNA includes:
- the LOC123212265 gene encoding major allergen Pru ar 1-like, translated as MGVFTYEMEVVTRIPPAKIFNALILDGDKLIPKIVPQAIKTVELIDGDGGPGSIKKMTFGEGSQFDYVKHKVEALDKENFIYSYSVIEGDALMKSLQKITYEIKLASSPDGGSICKSISKYYTIGDFVITEEQIKAGKEKSSGLFKAIEAYLLANPDAY; from the exons ATGGGTGTGTTTACTTATGAAATGGAGGTGGTTACGAGAATCCCCCCAGCTAAGATATTCAACGCCCTTATCCTTGATGGTGACAAACTCATCCCCAAGATCGTGCCACAGGCCATTAAGACTGTTGAGCTTATTGACGGAGATGGAGGGCCTGGCAGTATCAAGAAGATGACTTTTGGCGAGG GAAGCCAATTTGACTATGTGAAGCATAAGGTTGAAGCATTAGACAAAGAAAATTTCATCTACAGTTACAGTGTGATTGAGGGTGATGCATTGATGAAATCATTACAGAAAATCACCTATGAGATTAAATTAGCATCTTCTCCGGACGGTGGATCCATCTGCAAAAGTATAAGCAAGTACTATACCATTGGTGACTTCGTGATTACGGAAGAGCAAATCAAAGCTGGCAAAGAAAAGTCTTCAGGATTGTTCAAGGCCATTGAAGCCTACCTTCTGGCAAATCCTGATGCCTATTGA
- the LOC123210140 gene encoding major allergen Pru ar 1-like has translation MGVLHHNSETTTAVAPSRMFQAFILDSHNLLPKLAPQSFKNIELIEGDGGVGSIKLINFPDGSYYKYMKHRIDVLDKENFVCKYTLIEGDSLGEKLESVVYEVKFEPSGNGGSICKVASEYHTKGDHEIKEEVFKASQEKAAELYKVVEAHLLANPDLYA, from the exons atgggGGTTCTTCACCATAACTCAGAGACGACAACAGCTGTAGCTCCATCTAGGATGTTCCAGGCTTTCATCCTTGATTCTCACAATCTTCTCCCAAAGTTGGCGCCACAATCATTCAAGAACATCGAGTTAATTGAAGGCGATGGAGGCGTTGGCAGCATCAAGCTAATAAACTTCCCTGATG GAAGTTACTACAAGTATATGAAGCACAGGATTGATGTACTCGACAAAGAGAACTTTGTGTGCAAGTACACTTTGATTGAAGGCGATAGTTTGGGGGAGAAGCTTGAATCAGTTGTGTACGAGGTTAAATTCGAGCCTTCTGGCAACGGTGGAAGCATTTGTAAGGTGGCTAGTGAGTACCACACAAAGGGTGATcatgaaataaaagaagaagtcTTCAAGGCGAGCCAAGAAAAAGCAGCTGAATTGTACAAGGTTGTGGAAGCACATCTCTTGGCAAACCCTGATCTCTATGCCTAA
- the LOC123212259 gene encoding major allergen Pru ar 1-like, translating into MGVFTYEMEVVTKIPPAKIFNALILDGDNLIPKIVPQAIKTVELIEGDGGPGSIKKITFGEGSQFDYVKHKVEALDKENFIYSYSVIEGDALMKSLEKITYEIKLAPSPDGGSLCKNISKYYTIGDFAITGEQIKAGKEKSSGLFKAIEAYLLANPDAY; encoded by the exons atggGTGTGTTTACTTATGAAATGGAGGTGGTTACGAAAATCCCCCCAGCCAAGATATTCAACGCCCTTATCCTTGATGGTGACAACCTCATCCCCAAGATCGTGCCACAGGCCATTAAAACTGTTGAGCTCATTGAAGGAGATGGAGGGCCTGGCAGTATCAAGAAGATTACTTTTGGCGAGG GAAGCCAATTTGACTATGTGAAGCATAAGGTTGAAGCATTAGACAAAGAAAATTTCATCTACAGTTACAGTGTGATTGAGGGTGATGCATTGATGAAATCACTAGAGAAAATCACCTATGAGATTAAGTTAGCACCTTCTCCGGACGGTGGATCCCTCTGCAAAAACATAAGCAAGTACTATACCATTGGCGACTTTGCGATTACAGGAGAGCAAATCAAGGCTGGCAAAGAAAAGTCTTCAGGATTGTTCAAGGCCATTGAAGCCTACCTTTTGGCAAATCCTGATGCCTATTAA
- the LOC123210129 gene encoding major strawberry allergen Fra a 1-3-like: MGVLHINSETTTAVAPSRMFQAFILDSHNLLPNLVPQSFKNIELIEGDGGVGSIKLINFPDGSYYKYVKHRIDVLDRENFVCKYTLIEGDS, encoded by the exons atgggggTTCTTCACATTAACTCAGAGACTACAACAGCTGTAGCTCCATCTAGGATGTTCCAGGCTTTCATTCTTGATTCTCACAATCTTCTCCCAAATTTGGTGCCACAATCATTCAAGAACATTGAGTTAATTGAAGGTGATGGAGGCGTTGGCAGCATCAAGCTAATAAACTTCCCTGATG GAAGTTACTACAAGTATGTGAAACACAGGATCGACGTACTCGACAGAGAGAACTTTGTGTGCAAATACACTTTGATTGAAGGAGACAGTTAG
- the LOC123210141 gene encoding major strawberry allergen Fra a 1-2-like has translation MYIKKTSISLISHHYNFPRTNQPSFFSFQYFINIKIIMGVFTYEMEVITKIPPVKIFNALILDGDKLIPKIVPQAIKTVELIEGDGGPGSIKKITFGEGSQFDYVKHKVEALDKENFIYSYSVIEGDALMKSLEKITYEIKLASSADGGSICKSISKYYTIGNFAITEEQIKAGKEKSSGLFKATEAYLLANPDAY, from the exons atgtatataaaaaagacCTCAATTTCATTGATCTCTCACCATTATAACTTCCCAAGAACTAATCAAccttcctttttctcctttcaatattttataaacataaaaatcatAATGGGTGTGTTTACTTATGAAATGGAGGTGATTACGAAAATCCCCCCAGTTAAGATATTCAACGCCCTTATCCTTGATGGTGACAAACTCATCCCCAAGATCGTGCCACAGGCCATTAAAACTGTTGAGCTTATTGAAGGAGATGGAGGGCCTGGCAGTATCAAGAAGATTACTTTTGGCGAGG GAAGCCAGTTTGACTATGTGAAGCATAAGGTTGAAGCATTAGACAAAGAAAATTTCATCTACAGTTACAGCGTGATTGAGGGTGATGCATTGATGAAATCACTAGAGAAAATCACCTATGAGATTAAGTTAGCATCTTCTGCGGACGGTGGATCCATCTGCAAAAGCATAAGCAAGTACTATACCATTGGGAACTTTGCGATTACGGAAGAGCAAATCAAAGCTGGCAAAGAAAAGTCTTCGGGATTGTTCAAGGCCACTGAGGCCTACCTTTTGGCAAATCCTGATGCCTATTAA
- the LOC123210139 gene encoding major allergen Pru ar 1-like, giving the protein MGVLHHNSEATTAVAPSRMFQAFILDSHNLLPKLVPQSFKNIELIEGDGGVGSVKLINFPDGSYYKYVKHRIDVLDKENFVCKYTLIEGDSLGEKLESVVYEVKFEPSGNGGSICKVASEYHTKGDHEIKEEVFKASQEKAAELYKVVEAHLLANPDLYA; this is encoded by the exons atgggGGTTCTTCACCATAACTCAGAAGCTACAACAGCTGTAGCTCCATCTAGGATGTTCCAGGCTTTCATCCTTGATTCTCACAATCTTCTCCCAAAGTTGGTGCCACAATCATTCAAGAACATTGAGTTAATTGAAGGCGATGGAGGCGTTGGCAGCGTCAAGCTAATAAACTTCCCTGATG GAAGTTACTACAAGTATGTGAAACACAGGATCGACGTACTCGACAAAGAGAACTTTGTGTGCAAGTACACTTTGATTGAAGGCGACAGTTTGGGGGAGAAGCTCGAATCAGTTGTGTACGAGGTTAAATTCGAACCTTCTGGTAACGGTGGAAGCATTTGTAAGGTGGCTAGTGAGTACCACACAAAGGGTGATcatgaaataaaagaagaagtcTTCAAGGCGAGCCAAGAAAAAGCAGCTGAATTGTACAAGGTCGTGGAAGCACATCTCTTGGCAAACCCTGATCTCTATGCCTAA